One Myripristis murdjan chromosome 18, fMyrMur1.1, whole genome shotgun sequence DNA window includes the following coding sequences:
- the stim2b gene encoding stromal interaction molecule 2 isoform X1 — MSYTIHKVVNLLLRGLVIYAVLGLESTYSNDLPNHSSDTANVATTDPCLMVMPPCMGDADRFSLEALRHIHKQLDDDNDGGIEVNESVEFIIEDMKQQQTNKHSNLHREDQHITVEELWKGWKTSEVHNWTMEDAVQWLKESVELPQYERNFRDFRVTGNTLPRIAANEPSFMSMQLKIIDQRHKQKLNLKALDAVLFGPPLRPQHNWMKDFILMVSIVIGVGGCWFAYVQNKSSKVHISQMMRDLESLQNAEQSLLDLQSRLEKAQEENRTVAVEKQNLEQKMRDEISGAKKEAHRLRELRQGAECELSRLKYAEEELVQVRMALKRAEKEMQSEWSVPEALQMWLQLTHEVEVQYYNIKKQSAELQLSVAKDEAEKIKKKRSSVFGTLHVAHSSSLDEVDHKILEAKKALSEVTACLRERLHRWQQIEKLCGFPVVNNSGLPSLTASLYSDHSWVVMPRVSVPPYPIAGGVDDLDEDTPPIIPQFTTPVLSLVRSPASTLIRPPLTRSSSLCRSRRSLLSSPQSSLMSPDPDLLSMASSPLSYHPEADEEHIYFSSDRRGETAPESCSDTDSLNSSVGRKQLQSTETPYRKISREELLLFSQCQELPASAPATAATSSSSSSSSTTTHTSSSSLRDSTPPPLPPTPATTPSSPPSTSPSPALEHHTFAHKGSPDLTRIIPESQSIPFSQGHATTPTGKGMNNGILEKSYSFGQLPASMLPGGGVGRYPSLTSLDSEGRSVGKEYKLQSTSSQDSSDNGERIKRSSSKIKSLFKKKK; from the exons ACCCCTGTCTGATGGTGATGCCGCCATGCATGGGCGACGCCGACCGCTTCAGCCTGGAGGCCCTGCGCCACATCCACAAACAGCTGGACGACGACAATGACGGGGGCATAGAGGTCAACGAGAGCGTGGAG TTTATCATAGAGGACATGAAGCAGCagcaaaccaacaaacacagcaacctGCACCGTGAGGACCAGCACATCACCGTGGAGGAGCTGTGGAAGGGCTGGAAGACCTCCGAAG tcCACAACTGGACCATGGAGGATGCGGTGCAGTGGCTGAAGGAGTCGGTGGAGCTGCCTCAGTACGAGAGGAACTTCCGGGACTTCCGGGTCACAGGGAACACCTTACCACG aataGCAGCCAATGAACCGTCATTTATGTCGATGCAGCTGAAGATAATAGACCAGCGGCATAAACAAAAGCTCAACCTGAAGGCGCTAGACGCAGTGCTTTTTGGCCCTCCTCTGC GTCCGCAGCATAACTGGATGAAAGACTTCATCCTGATGGTTTCCATAGTGATCGGCGTCGGGGGCTGCTGGTTTGCCTACGTGCAGAACAAGTCCAGCAAGGTGCACATCTCCCAGATGATGAGGGATCTGGAGAGCCTGCAGAACGCCGAGCAAAGCCTGCTGGATCTGCAGAGCCG ACTGGAAAAGGCCCAGGAGGAGAACCGGACGGTGGCCGTGGAGAAGCAGAACTTGGAGCAGAAGATGAGGGATGAGATCTCCGGGGCTAAAAAGGAGGCTCACCGGCTTCGAGAGCTGCGGCAGGGGGCTGAGTGTGAGCTCAGCCGGCTCAAATACGCAGAGGAGGAACTAGTACAG GTGCGCATGGCTCTGAAGCgagcagagaaagagatgcAGTCCGAGTGGTCGGTGCCTGAAGCCCTTCAGATGTGGCTGCAGCTCACCCACGAGGTGGAGGTGCAGTACTACAACATCAAGAAACAAAGCGCCGAGCTCCAGCTGTCTGTCGCCAAGGACGAG gcagagaaaataaaaaagaagaggagtTCTGTGTTTGGTACTCTTCATGTGGCCCACAGTTCATCACTGGACGAGGTGGACCACAAGATACTAGAAGCAAA GAAAGCTTTGTCTGAGGTAACGGCGTGCCTGAGGGAGCGCCTTCACCGCTGGCAGCAGATCGAGAAGCTCTGCGGCTTCCCCGTGGTCAACAACTCGGGACTGCCGAGCCTGACGGCCAGCCTGTACTCGGACCACAGCTGGGTGGTCATGCCCCGCGTGTCGGTGCCCCCCTACCCCATCGCCGGAGGAGTGGATGACCTGGATGAGGACACACCTCCCATCATTCCACAGTTCACAA CACCTGTTCTCTCCCTCGTCCGTTCCCCAGCGTCAACACTCATCCGCCCGCCGCTGACGcgcagcagcagcctgtgtcGTTCTCGCCGGAGCCTGCTCAGCTCGCCGCAGTCCTCGCTGATGTCTCCAGACCCCGACCTGCTGTCCATGGCCAGCTCGCCCCTCTCCTACCACCCCGAGGCAGACGAGGAACATATCTACTTCAGTTCAGACAGGAGGGG GGAGACGGCTCCGGAGAGCTGCTCCGACACAGACTCTCTCAACTCCTCCGTGGGGCGCAAGCAGCTGCAGAGCACAGAGACCCCCTACCGCAAGATCTCCCgcgaggagctgctgctgttcagccaGTGTCAGGAGCTTCCCGCGTCCGCCcccgccaccgccgccacctcctcctcctcctcctcttcctccaccaccacccacaccagcagcagcagcctcagggactccacccctcctcctctgccgccCACTCCGGCCACCACCCCGTCCAGCCCGCCCTCCACCTCGCCGTCTCCCGCCTTGGAGCACCACACGTTCGCGCACAAGGGCTCACCCGACCTCACCCGCATCATCCCCGAGTCGCAGAGTATACCCTTCTCCCAGGGGCACGCCACCACCCCGACGGGCAAGGGCATGAACAACGGCATCTTGGAGAAGTCCTACAGCTTTGGCCAGCTGCCCGCGAGCATGCTGCCCGGCGGGGGCGTGGGCCGCTACCCGTCTCTTACCTCCCTGGACTCGGAGGGCCGCAGCGTGGGCAAGGAGTACAAGCTCCAGAGCACCTCCTCCCAGGACTCCAGCGACAACGGGGAGAGAATCAAGCGCTCCTCTTCGAAAATTAAGAGCCTgttcaagaagaaaaaataa
- the stim2b gene encoding stromal interaction molecule 2 isoform X2 has product MSYTIHKVVNLLLRGLVIYAVLGLESTYSNDLPNHSSDTANVATTDPCLMVMPPCMGDADRFSLEALRHIHKQLDDDNDGGIEVNESVEFIIEDMKQQQTNKHSNLHREDQHITVEELWKGWKTSEVHNWTMEDAVQWLKESVELPQYERNFRDFRVTGNTLPRIAANEPSFMSMQLKIIDQRHKQKLNLKALDAVLFGPPLRPQHNWMKDFILMVSIVIGVGGCWFAYVQNKSSKVHISQMMRDLESLQNAEQSLLDLQSRLEKAQEENRTVAVEKQNLEQKMRDEISGAKKEAHRLRELRQGAECELSRLKYAEEELVQVRMALKRAEKEMQSEWSVPEALQMWLQLTHEVEVQYYNIKKQSAELQLSVAKDEAEKIKKKRSSVFGTLHVAHSSSLDEVDHKILEAKKALSEVTACLRERLHRWQQIEKLCGFPVVNNSGLPSLTASLYSDHSWVVMPRVSVPPYPIAGGVDDLDEDTPPIIPQFTTSTLIRPPLTRSSSLCRSRRSLLSSPQSSLMSPDPDLLSMASSPLSYHPEADEEHIYFSSDRRGETAPESCSDTDSLNSSVGRKQLQSTETPYRKISREELLLFSQCQELPASAPATAATSSSSSSSSTTTHTSSSSLRDSTPPPLPPTPATTPSSPPSTSPSPALEHHTFAHKGSPDLTRIIPESQSIPFSQGHATTPTGKGMNNGILEKSYSFGQLPASMLPGGGVGRYPSLTSLDSEGRSVGKEYKLQSTSSQDSSDNGERIKRSSSKIKSLFKKKK; this is encoded by the exons ACCCCTGTCTGATGGTGATGCCGCCATGCATGGGCGACGCCGACCGCTTCAGCCTGGAGGCCCTGCGCCACATCCACAAACAGCTGGACGACGACAATGACGGGGGCATAGAGGTCAACGAGAGCGTGGAG TTTATCATAGAGGACATGAAGCAGCagcaaaccaacaaacacagcaacctGCACCGTGAGGACCAGCACATCACCGTGGAGGAGCTGTGGAAGGGCTGGAAGACCTCCGAAG tcCACAACTGGACCATGGAGGATGCGGTGCAGTGGCTGAAGGAGTCGGTGGAGCTGCCTCAGTACGAGAGGAACTTCCGGGACTTCCGGGTCACAGGGAACACCTTACCACG aataGCAGCCAATGAACCGTCATTTATGTCGATGCAGCTGAAGATAATAGACCAGCGGCATAAACAAAAGCTCAACCTGAAGGCGCTAGACGCAGTGCTTTTTGGCCCTCCTCTGC GTCCGCAGCATAACTGGATGAAAGACTTCATCCTGATGGTTTCCATAGTGATCGGCGTCGGGGGCTGCTGGTTTGCCTACGTGCAGAACAAGTCCAGCAAGGTGCACATCTCCCAGATGATGAGGGATCTGGAGAGCCTGCAGAACGCCGAGCAAAGCCTGCTGGATCTGCAGAGCCG ACTGGAAAAGGCCCAGGAGGAGAACCGGACGGTGGCCGTGGAGAAGCAGAACTTGGAGCAGAAGATGAGGGATGAGATCTCCGGGGCTAAAAAGGAGGCTCACCGGCTTCGAGAGCTGCGGCAGGGGGCTGAGTGTGAGCTCAGCCGGCTCAAATACGCAGAGGAGGAACTAGTACAG GTGCGCATGGCTCTGAAGCgagcagagaaagagatgcAGTCCGAGTGGTCGGTGCCTGAAGCCCTTCAGATGTGGCTGCAGCTCACCCACGAGGTGGAGGTGCAGTACTACAACATCAAGAAACAAAGCGCCGAGCTCCAGCTGTCTGTCGCCAAGGACGAG gcagagaaaataaaaaagaagaggagtTCTGTGTTTGGTACTCTTCATGTGGCCCACAGTTCATCACTGGACGAGGTGGACCACAAGATACTAGAAGCAAA GAAAGCTTTGTCTGAGGTAACGGCGTGCCTGAGGGAGCGCCTTCACCGCTGGCAGCAGATCGAGAAGCTCTGCGGCTTCCCCGTGGTCAACAACTCGGGACTGCCGAGCCTGACGGCCAGCCTGTACTCGGACCACAGCTGGGTGGTCATGCCCCGCGTGTCGGTGCCCCCCTACCCCATCGCCGGAGGAGTGGATGACCTGGATGAGGACACACCTCCCATCATTCCACAGTTCACAA CGTCAACACTCATCCGCCCGCCGCTGACGcgcagcagcagcctgtgtcGTTCTCGCCGGAGCCTGCTCAGCTCGCCGCAGTCCTCGCTGATGTCTCCAGACCCCGACCTGCTGTCCATGGCCAGCTCGCCCCTCTCCTACCACCCCGAGGCAGACGAGGAACATATCTACTTCAGTTCAGACAGGAGGGG GGAGACGGCTCCGGAGAGCTGCTCCGACACAGACTCTCTCAACTCCTCCGTGGGGCGCAAGCAGCTGCAGAGCACAGAGACCCCCTACCGCAAGATCTCCCgcgaggagctgctgctgttcagccaGTGTCAGGAGCTTCCCGCGTCCGCCcccgccaccgccgccacctcctcctcctcctcctcttcctccaccaccacccacaccagcagcagcagcctcagggactccacccctcctcctctgccgccCACTCCGGCCACCACCCCGTCCAGCCCGCCCTCCACCTCGCCGTCTCCCGCCTTGGAGCACCACACGTTCGCGCACAAGGGCTCACCCGACCTCACCCGCATCATCCCCGAGTCGCAGAGTATACCCTTCTCCCAGGGGCACGCCACCACCCCGACGGGCAAGGGCATGAACAACGGCATCTTGGAGAAGTCCTACAGCTTTGGCCAGCTGCCCGCGAGCATGCTGCCCGGCGGGGGCGTGGGCCGCTACCCGTCTCTTACCTCCCTGGACTCGGAGGGCCGCAGCGTGGGCAAGGAGTACAAGCTCCAGAGCACCTCCTCCCAGGACTCCAGCGACAACGGGGAGAGAATCAAGCGCTCCTCTTCGAAAATTAAGAGCCTgttcaagaagaaaaaataa